Proteins found in one Polyodon spathula isolate WHYD16114869_AA chromosome 10, ASM1765450v1, whole genome shotgun sequence genomic segment:
- the LOC121322085 gene encoding transformer-2 protein homolog beta-like isoform X3, whose protein sequence is MSDNEDKEYVERESRSASRSVSPQGSGKSGSRSPAHSPARSRSKEGSRHSRSKSRSRSRSKSRSRSRRSSRRHYSRSRSRSRSHRRRSRSRSHSGEYRRRRSHSHSPMSNRRRHVGNRANPDPNNCIGVFGLSLYTTERDLREVFSKYGPLADVSIVYDQQSRRSRGFAFVYFETKADSKEAKERANGMELDGRRIRVDFSITKRPHTPTPGIYMGRPTYGGSGGGSSSSGGGSSGGGSRRSREHYDRGYDRGYDRYDDRDNYNRSYRRRSPSPYYSRGAYRSRSRSRSYSPRHY, encoded by the exons ATGAGCGACAACGAGGATAAGGAGTATGTGGAGCGG GAGTCTCGTTCTGCCTCCCGGAGTGTAAGCCCACAGGGATCGGGCAAGTCTGGCAGCCGCTCACCTGCTCATTCGCCAGCACGGTCCCGTTCCAAGGAGGGTTCCCGCCACTCCAGGTCTAAGTCAAGGTCCCGCTCAAGGTCCAAGTCCAG GTCTCGATCTCGCCGCAGCTCCCGCAGACATTACTCTCGCTCACGCTCTCGTTCTCGATCCCACCGTCGGAGGTCCAGGAGCAGGTCACACAGTGGGGAGTACCGTCGCCGCCGAAGCCACAGTCACTCGCCTATGTCCAACCGAAGACGCCATGTGGGCAACAGA GCAAACCCAGACCCTAACAATTGCATTGGAGTGTTTGGGCTGAGCCTTTATACGACCGAGAGAGACCTGAGGGAGGTGTTCTCAAAATATGGGCCGCTTGCTGATGTAAGCATTGTCTATGACCAGCAGTCTCGACGCTCCAGAggatttgcttttgtttattttgagactAAGGCGGACTCTAAAGAA GCCAAGGAGCGTGCTAACGGGATGGAACTTGATGGCCGCAGAATTAGAGTTGACTTTTCCATCACAAAGAGACCTCACACACCCACTCCTGGAATCTACATGGGGAGGCCAACATA TGGTGGAagtggtggtggtagtagtagtagtggtggtggcaGTAGTGGTGGTGGTTCCAGGCGCTCCAGAGAACACTATGACCGAGGATATGACCGAGGGTATGACCGATATGATGATCGAGATAATTACAACAGATCTTACAG ACGCAGATCCCCATCTCCTTACTATAGCCGTGGAGCATATCGGTCCCGTTCCAGATCTCGTTCCTACTCTCCAC GTCACTACTGA
- the LOC121322085 gene encoding transformer-2 protein homolog beta-like isoform X2, producing the protein MSDNEDKEYVERESRSASRSVSPQGSGKSGSRSPAHSPARSRSKEGSRHSRSKSRSRSRSKSRSRSRRSSRRHYSRSRSRSRSHRRRSRSRSHSGEYRRRRSHSHSPMSNRRRHVGNRANPDPNNCIGVFGLSLYTTERDLREVFSKYGPLADVSIVYDQQSRRSRGFAFVYFETKADSKEAKERANGMELDGRRIRVDFSITKRPHTPTPGIYMGRPTYGGSGGGSSSSGGGSSGGGSRRSREHYDRGYDRGYDRYDDRDNYNRSYRRRSPSPYYSRGAYRSRSRSRSYSPLLCATQSEGKCHLRLHLHLC; encoded by the exons ATGAGCGACAACGAGGATAAGGAGTATGTGGAGCGG GAGTCTCGTTCTGCCTCCCGGAGTGTAAGCCCACAGGGATCGGGCAAGTCTGGCAGCCGCTCACCTGCTCATTCGCCAGCACGGTCCCGTTCCAAGGAGGGTTCCCGCCACTCCAGGTCTAAGTCAAGGTCCCGCTCAAGGTCCAAGTCCAG GTCTCGATCTCGCCGCAGCTCCCGCAGACATTACTCTCGCTCACGCTCTCGTTCTCGATCCCACCGTCGGAGGTCCAGGAGCAGGTCACACAGTGGGGAGTACCGTCGCCGCCGAAGCCACAGTCACTCGCCTATGTCCAACCGAAGACGCCATGTGGGCAACAGA GCAAACCCAGACCCTAACAATTGCATTGGAGTGTTTGGGCTGAGCCTTTATACGACCGAGAGAGACCTGAGGGAGGTGTTCTCAAAATATGGGCCGCTTGCTGATGTAAGCATTGTCTATGACCAGCAGTCTCGACGCTCCAGAggatttgcttttgtttattttgagactAAGGCGGACTCTAAAGAA GCCAAGGAGCGTGCTAACGGGATGGAACTTGATGGCCGCAGAATTAGAGTTGACTTTTCCATCACAAAGAGACCTCACACACCCACTCCTGGAATCTACATGGGGAGGCCAACATA TGGTGGAagtggtggtggtagtagtagtagtggtggtggcaGTAGTGGTGGTGGTTCCAGGCGCTCCAGAGAACACTATGACCGAGGATATGACCGAGGGTATGACCGATATGATGATCGAGATAATTACAACAGATCTTACAG ACGCAGATCCCCATCTCCTTACTATAGCCGTGGAGCATATCGGTCCCGTTCCAGATCTCGTTCCTACTCTCCAC TTTTATGTGCCACACAATCTGAGGGCAAGTGCCATTTGCGCTTGCATTTGCATTTATGCTGA
- the LOC121322085 gene encoding transformer-2 protein homolog beta-like isoform X1, which produces MSDNEDKEYVERESRSASRSVSPQGSGKSGSRSPAHSPARSRSKEGSRHSRSKSRSRSRSKSRSRSRRSSRRHYSRSRSRSRSHRRRSRSRSHSGEYRRRRSHSHSPMSNRRRHVGNRANPDPNNCIGVFGLSLYTTERDLREVFSKYGPLADVSIVYDQQSRRSRGFAFVYFETKADSKEAKERANGMELDGRRIRVDFSITKRPHTPTPGIYMGRPTYGGSGGGSSSSGGGSSGGGSRRSREHYDRGYDRGYDRYDDRDNYNRSYRRRSPSPYYSRGAYRSRSRSRSYSPRKYFLQSFFFLQNLMAYFNEDGKIFASN; this is translated from the exons ATGAGCGACAACGAGGATAAGGAGTATGTGGAGCGG GAGTCTCGTTCTGCCTCCCGGAGTGTAAGCCCACAGGGATCGGGCAAGTCTGGCAGCCGCTCACCTGCTCATTCGCCAGCACGGTCCCGTTCCAAGGAGGGTTCCCGCCACTCCAGGTCTAAGTCAAGGTCCCGCTCAAGGTCCAAGTCCAG GTCTCGATCTCGCCGCAGCTCCCGCAGACATTACTCTCGCTCACGCTCTCGTTCTCGATCCCACCGTCGGAGGTCCAGGAGCAGGTCACACAGTGGGGAGTACCGTCGCCGCCGAAGCCACAGTCACTCGCCTATGTCCAACCGAAGACGCCATGTGGGCAACAGA GCAAACCCAGACCCTAACAATTGCATTGGAGTGTTTGGGCTGAGCCTTTATACGACCGAGAGAGACCTGAGGGAGGTGTTCTCAAAATATGGGCCGCTTGCTGATGTAAGCATTGTCTATGACCAGCAGTCTCGACGCTCCAGAggatttgcttttgtttattttgagactAAGGCGGACTCTAAAGAA GCCAAGGAGCGTGCTAACGGGATGGAACTTGATGGCCGCAGAATTAGAGTTGACTTTTCCATCACAAAGAGACCTCACACACCCACTCCTGGAATCTACATGGGGAGGCCAACATA TGGTGGAagtggtggtggtagtagtagtagtggtggtggcaGTAGTGGTGGTGGTTCCAGGCGCTCCAGAGAACACTATGACCGAGGATATGACCGAGGGTATGACCGATATGATGATCGAGATAATTACAACAGATCTTACAG ACGCAGATCCCCATCTCCTTACTATAGCCGTGGAGCATATCGGTCCCGTTCCAGATCTCGTTCCTACTCTCCACGTAAGTACTTtcttcagtcatttttttttctacaaaatttAATGGCGTATTTCAACGAAGATGGTAAAATATTTGCATCGAATTAA